The following proteins come from a genomic window of Pararhodobacter sp.:
- a CDS encoding TetR family transcriptional regulator C-terminal domain-containing protein gives MTTRIQRRNRERILEAALEVFSANGFRGSTLDQIAEVSGLSKPNLLYYFDSKDAMHRALMDHLLDIWLAPLRAIAPKGDPHDEIMGYMRRKLQMSRDYPRESRLFANEVLQGAPRLTDAIAGALKALVEDRVAVIRAWIDDGRLAAVDPYHLIFSIWALTQHYADFDAQIRLIRGDNDPMDGAEAFLETLFDRLLAP, from the coding sequence ATGACCACCCGCATTCAGCGCCGCAATCGAGAGCGTATTCTGGAAGCCGCGCTGGAGGTGTTTTCCGCCAACGGGTTTCGCGGATCGACTTTGGATCAGATCGCCGAAGTCTCGGGGCTCTCGAAGCCGAATTTGCTGTATTACTTTGACAGCAAGGACGCGATGCATCGGGCCTTGATGGATCATCTGCTGGACATCTGGCTGGCACCTTTGCGCGCCATTGCGCCCAAGGGCGACCCGCATGACGAAATCATGGGCTATATGCGGCGCAAGCTGCAAATGTCGCGCGATTACCCGCGCGAGAGCCGCCTGTTCGCCAATGAAGTCCTGCAAGGCGCACCACGACTGACCGATGCCATCGCGGGCGCCCTCAAGGCCTTGGTCGAGGACCGGGTCGCCGTGATCCGCGCCTGGATCGACGATGGACGGCTGGCTGCCGTGGACCCGTATCATCTGATTTTTTCAATCTGGGCGCTGACCCAGCACTATGCCGATTTCGACGCGCAAATCCGGCTGATCCGCGGCGACAACGACCCGATGGACGGTGCCGAGGCGTTTCTGGAAACGTTGTTCGACCGGCTCCTGGCACCGTGA
- a CDS encoding GlxA family transcriptional regulator: MRSAGGLSRRMVAPVPLTCGIELPSHGDLSAADGADALIVISGYGQAEVATRGLITQLRRMAVRFRALGGVDAGPWVLARAGLLQGHRATVHWEDLEDFASAFPGVDVVADRYVISNNRFTAGGAVPAADMMLHLIGARCGAGVAGQVADSFLYDARADGSRPQRTGLVPGARDPRLSRALTVMGQALEEPVPLAQIARTVGVGIRRLEQLFQDGLGQGPAAAYLELRLQLARRMIADTRHSIQEIGLRCGFADRSGFSRAYRRRFQMSPMQSRHAKPVAKMSDIKTSDLNAKSSGSVRASRIARSTGNRDRPVVTMSQLETKQ, translated from the coding sequence ATGCGTTCCGCTGGCGGGTTGTCTCGCCGGATGGTCGCGCCGGTGCCGTTGACTTGCGGCATCGAATTGCCCAGTCACGGCGACCTGTCGGCCGCCGATGGGGCGGATGCGCTGATCGTTATCTCGGGCTACGGGCAGGCCGAAGTCGCGACGCGCGGATTGATCACCCAATTGCGACGCATGGCGGTGCGGTTTCGCGCCTTGGGTGGCGTGGACGCGGGGCCTTGGGTCCTGGCGCGCGCGGGTTTGCTGCAAGGGCACCGTGCCACGGTGCATTGGGAAGACCTCGAGGACTTCGCCAGTGCGTTTCCGGGCGTCGATGTCGTGGCGGATCGCTATGTGATTTCAAACAACCGCTTTACCGCAGGTGGGGCCGTACCTGCCGCGGATATGATGCTGCATCTGATCGGTGCACGCTGCGGAGCCGGGGTCGCAGGGCAGGTTGCCGATAGTTTTCTCTATGACGCGCGCGCTGATGGCAGCCGACCGCAGCGCACGGGCCTGGTGCCCGGCGCGCGCGACCCGCGGTTGTCGCGGGCTCTGACGGTGATGGGGCAGGCGCTGGAAGAACCTGTTCCACTGGCGCAGATCGCCCGGACGGTTGGCGTTGGCATTCGACGGCTGGAGCAATTGTTCCAGGACGGATTGGGCCAGGGACCGGCGGCGGCCTATCTGGAATTGCGTTTGCAACTGGCACGACGCATGATCGCCGATACACGCCATTCGATCCAGGAAATAGGACTGCGCTGCGGCTTTGCGGATCGCTCAGGGTTTTCGCGTGCGTATCGGCGCCGATTCCAGATGTCGCCCATGCAAAGCCGCCACGCCAAACCTGTCGCGAAAATGTCAGACATTAAAACATCTGACCTTAACGCCAAGTCTTCAGGATCTGTCCGGGCCTCCCGAATTGCGCGTAGTACCGGAAATCGTGACCGCCCGGTGGTCACGATGTCCCAATTGGAAACCAAACAATAG
- a CDS encoding anhydro-N-acetylmuramic acid kinase: MLKAGTHRILGTMSGTSLDGVDAAVLITDGVDIAGFGETAYRAYTGEERAVLRAALGAWPGDPRADAAAEIVELAHAQLCAQFDAIELVGFHGQTLAHEPGGRGTHQVGSGEVLAQALGWPVISDFRTADVRLGGQGAPLAPFFHHALARHIGAKGPTVFLNLGGVANVTWCDPGIAKPEHACLAFDCGPGNAPMDDVMRIRRGLARDEDGALAAQGTPDAALLDSFVNHAFFRRIPPKSLDRAAPAPDVSALNDADALATLAAATAAGVALAFEHFPKPPVRLLVCGGGRHNATLMTMIAAGCDCPVAPVESVSLDGDMIEAQAFAYLAARVAQGLPTSAPGTTGVAAPVGGGTLNHP; the protein is encoded by the coding sequence ATGTTGAAAGCGGGAACGCACCGAATTCTGGGCACGATGTCAGGAACCTCGCTGGATGGGGTGGACGCGGCGGTGCTGATCACCGACGGCGTTGACATCGCCGGTTTTGGCGAAACGGCTTACCGCGCCTACACCGGCGAAGAGCGCGCGGTCTTGCGCGCCGCATTGGGGGCGTGGCCCGGTGATCCACGCGCGGATGCGGCGGCGGAGATCGTCGAGCTTGCCCATGCGCAACTCTGCGCCCAATTTGACGCGATTGAACTGGTGGGCTTTCACGGTCAAACCCTCGCGCATGAACCGGGCGGACGCGGCACGCATCAAGTGGGTTCCGGCGAGGTCCTGGCGCAAGCTCTGGGCTGGCCGGTGATCTCGGATTTTCGCACGGCGGATGTGCGGTTGGGCGGGCAGGGCGCGCCGCTTGCGCCGTTTTTTCATCATGCCCTTGCCAGACATATCGGCGCCAAGGGGCCAACCGTGTTTCTGAACCTGGGCGGAGTCGCCAATGTCACCTGGTGCGACCCGGGCATCGCCAAACCTGAACACGCGTGCCTTGCCTTTGATTGCGGCCCGGGGAATGCACCGATGGATGACGTCATGCGCATCCGGCGCGGCCTTGCGCGCGACGAAGACGGGGCGCTTGCGGCACAAGGCACGCCCGATGCCGCATTGCTCGACAGCTTCGTCAACCACGCCTTCTTTCGCCGCATCCCGCCAAAGTCGCTGGATCGTGCGGCGCCGGCCCCCGATGTCTCGGCGCTCAACGATGCCGACGCCCTGGCCACACTCGCCGCAGCAACCGCCGCCGGCGTGGCCTTGGCGTTCGAGCATTTTCCAAAACCGCCCGTGCGTCTGCTGGTTTGCGGCGGCGGGCGTCACAACGCGACCTTGATGACGATGATCGCCGCGGGTTGCGATTGCCCGGTCGCACCCGTCGAATCGGTGTCTCTGGATGGCGACATGATCGAAGCGCAAGCCTTTGCCTATCTCGCCGCGCGCGTGGCACAGGGCTTGCCAACCTCCGCCCCCGGAACCACCGGAGTCGCAGCGCCGGTGGGCGGTGGCACCCTCAATCACCCCTGA
- a CDS encoding ACT domain-containing protein produces MAPPTVLRTRAEMLRQMRPERVAGRFMFQSIPEEDLADRMSAIQGLFRESEGISVIVPAEPGAAGAMAQITLQAYSALDGVGLTAAVSGALAQAGIACNMVAALNHDHVFVPEADADRALKILRDVSRFSKQTDQKG; encoded by the coding sequence ATGGCACCGCCAACGGTCCTTCGCACACGCGCCGAGATGCTGCGACAGATGCGGCCCGAGCGGGTTGCGGGCCGGTTCATGTTCCAGTCGATCCCCGAAGAGGATCTCGCGGATCGGATGTCCGCAATTCAGGGCCTGTTTCGCGAATCCGAGGGCATCTCGGTGATCGTGCCCGCCGAGCCGGGCGCGGCGGGGGCAATGGCGCAAATCACGCTTCAGGCGTATTCGGCGCTGGACGGCGTCGGGCTGACGGCCGCGGTTTCGGGGGCTTTGGCGCAGGCGGGGATCGCCTGCAACATGGTGGCCGCGTTGAACCACGATCATGTGTTTGTGCCCGAGGCCGATGCCGACCGGGCCCTGAAAATCCTGCGCGACGTGTCGCGCTTCTCGAAACAGACGGACCAGAAAGGGTAG
- a CDS encoding TetR family transcriptional regulator C-terminal domain-containing protein → MGHTEGAEKPGTRAEMREETERVILDAAEVVFAESGFGGATMQAIAQASGLPKANLHYYFSSKEKLYRRVVERIFTIWLAAADSFETSASPEVALRQYITRKMQLSREHRYGSKVWANEVMHGAPIIQDYLETTLRRWTNTRIAVIRGWIDAGQMRNVDPRWLLYMIWATTQHYADFAHQIETLNSGALEDHQWHEATETVCGVILRGIGLDPGPDA, encoded by the coding sequence ATGGGCCACACCGAGGGCGCTGAAAAACCTGGCACTCGCGCCGAAATGCGCGAGGAAACCGAACGGGTAATCCTGGATGCAGCCGAGGTGGTTTTCGCGGAATCAGGGTTCGGCGGCGCCACCATGCAGGCCATCGCCCAGGCCAGCGGATTGCCCAAGGCGAACCTGCATTATTATTTCTCCTCCAAGGAGAAACTCTATCGCCGCGTCGTCGAGCGGATCTTTACCATCTGGCTTGCCGCCGCCGACAGTTTTGAAACCTCGGCTTCGCCCGAGGTGGCGCTGCGCCAGTATATCACCCGCAAGATGCAACTGAGCCGCGAGCATCGCTATGGCTCGAAGGTCTGGGCCAATGAGGTGATGCATGGCGCGCCGATCATCCAGGACTATCTGGAGACCACGCTGCGCCGCTGGACAAACACCCGCATCGCCGTCATTCGCGGCTGGATCGACGCGGGCCAGATGCGCAATGTCGATCCGCGCTGGCTGCTCTACATGATCTGGGCGACCACCCAGCACTACGCCGATTTCGCGCATCAGATCGAGACGCTGAACAGTGGCGCCCTGGAGGATCACCAATGGCACGAGGCAACCGAGACCGTCTGCGGCGTCATCCTGCGCGGCATCGGCCTTGATCCGGGGCCGGACGCATGA
- a CDS encoding ABC transporter permease, with product MSRALPVLTVVAALLAAWYVAVVPMNAQWERDQAGRAGTDLGFGQLVANTMSQDRPVLPAPHQVVAELWNSTVVEEFTGRRGWWRSGSLSNRSLIYHGWVTLTATMLGFVIGTGAGILLAIGIVYNRAMDASVMPWAIASQTIPIIALAPMIIVVLNSIGISGLVPKAIIAAYLSFFPVVVGMVKGLRAPDAMQLDLMKTYSASGFAVFLKLRLPMSMPFLFASLKVGIAAALVGTIVGELPVQQGGLGVRLLSGSYYGQTVQIWAALFAAAILAAGLVGIVGIIERRTLRRMGMAT from the coding sequence ATGAGCCGTGCCCTGCCAGTTCTCACCGTTGTCGCCGCGCTTTTGGCGGCGTGGTATGTCGCCGTGGTGCCGATGAATGCGCAATGGGAGCGCGATCAGGCGGGCCGCGCGGGCACGGACTTGGGTTTTGGCCAATTGGTCGCCAACACCATGTCACAAGATCGCCCCGTCCTGCCCGCGCCGCATCAAGTGGTGGCGGAGCTTTGGAACTCGACGGTGGTCGAGGAATTCACCGGGCGGCGCGGATGGTGGCGGTCTGGCAGCTTGTCGAATCGCAGCCTGATCTATCACGGCTGGGTCACGCTGACCGCGACGATGCTGGGCTTTGTCATCGGCACTGGCGCGGGGATTTTGCTGGCCATCGGCATCGTCTATAACCGGGCCATGGATGCCAGCGTGATGCCCTGGGCGATCGCCAGCCAGACGATTCCGATCATCGCCTTGGCACCGATGATCATCGTGGTGTTGAACTCGATCGGAATTTCCGGCCTGGTTCCCAAGGCGATCATTGCCGCCTATCTCAGCTTTTTCCCCGTCGTCGTGGGCATGGTCAAGGGCCTGCGCGCGCCCGATGCGATGCAGTTGGACCTGATGAAAACCTATTCGGCCTCTGGGTTTGCGGTGTTCCTGAAGCTGCGCTTGCCGATGTCGATGCCGTTTCTGTTCGCCTCGCTCAAAGTGGGGATCGCGGCGGCGCTGGTCGGCACGATTGTCGGTGAATTGCCGGTGCAGCAGGGCGGGTTGGGCGTGCGGCTGTTGTCGGGCAGCTACTATGGCCAGACCGTGCAGATCTGGGCGGCGTTGTTCGCGGCGGCGATTCTGGCGGCGGGTCTGGTGGGGATCGTGGGTATCATAGAACGGCGGACCCTGCGCCGCATGGGGATGGCAACATGA
- a CDS encoding Zn-dependent hydrolase: MPAPGKNLRINPDRLWDSLMDMAKIGPGIAGGNNRQTLTDEDGEGRRLFQRWCEDAGMSMGVDEIGNMFATRPGTDPDALPVYMGSHLDTQPTGGKYDGVLGVLGALEAVRTMNDLGIKTKHPIVVVNWTNEEGTRFAPAMLASGVFAGRHTLDWANDRVDAKGKRFGDELERIGWKGDEKVGDRKMHALFELHIEQGPILEAEGKDIGVVTHGQGLRWVECTVTGKESHTGSTPMAMRKNAGRGLALVTELVHEIAMKNQPNAVGAIGHIDVYPNSRNIIPGKVVFTVDMRTHILDKLNAMVAELMERAPKLCADIGVTFEAQIVGQFDPPAFDEGCVGAVRRAAEHLGYGHMDIVSGAGHDACWINDVAPTAMIMCPCVDGLSHNEAEEISKDWAAAGTDVLLHAVLETAEVVG; encoded by the coding sequence ATGCCAGCACCCGGCAAGAACCTGCGGATCAATCCCGACCGGCTGTGGGACAGCCTGATGGACATGGCCAAGATCGGCCCGGGCATCGCCGGCGGCAACAACCGCCAGACGCTGACGGACGAAGATGGCGAAGGTCGGCGCCTGTTCCAACGCTGGTGCGAAGACGCGGGCATGAGCATGGGCGTCGATGAGATCGGCAACATGTTCGCCACCCGCCCGGGCACCGACCCGGACGCGCTGCCGGTCTATATGGGCAGCCATCTGGACACGCAACCGACGGGGGGCAAATACGACGGCGTGCTGGGTGTTCTGGGCGCGTTGGAAGCCGTACGCACGATGAACGATCTGGGTATCAAGACCAAACACCCGATTGTCGTGGTCAACTGGACCAACGAAGAGGGCACGCGCTTTGCCCCGGCGATGCTGGCCTCGGGCGTGTTTGCCGGGCGGCACACGCTGGATTGGGCGAATGACCGGGTGGATGCCAAAGGCAAACGGTTTGGCGATGAGTTGGAGCGGATCGGCTGGAAAGGCGACGAAAAGGTGGGAGACCGCAAGATGCACGCCTTGTTCGAGTTGCATATCGAACAGGGCCCGATCCTGGAGGCCGAGGGCAAGGATATCGGCGTGGTGACCCACGGGCAGGGCTTGCGTTGGGTTGAATGCACGGTGACGGGCAAGGAAAGCCACACCGGCTCGACGCCGATGGCGATGCGCAAGAACGCCGGTCGCGGTTTGGCGTTGGTAACCGAGCTGGTGCATGAAATCGCGATGAAGAACCAGCCGAACGCGGTGGGCGCCATCGGCCATATCGACGTCTACCCCAACAGCCGCAATATCATCCCCGGCAAGGTGGTGTTCACGGTCGATATGCGCACGCATATTCTGGACAAGCTGAATGCGATGGTCGCCGAGCTGATGGAGCGCGCGCCGAAGCTGTGCGCGGATATTGGCGTCACGTTCGAGGCGCAGATTGTCGGACAGTTCGACCCGCCCGCCTTTGACGAGGGCTGCGTCGGGGCGGTGCGTCGGGCTGCCGAGCATCTGGGGTATGGGCATATGGATATCGTCTCGGGCGCGGGGCATGACGCCTGCTGGATCAATGACGTGGCACCGACCGCGATGATCATGTGCCCCTGCGTCGACGGGCTTTCGCATAACGAGGCCGAGGAGATCTCCAAGGATTGGGCCGCGGCGGGCACGGATGTGTTGCTGCACGCGGTTCTGGAAACGGCAGAAGTGGTCGGGTGA
- a CDS encoding ABC transporter ATP-binding protein — MNDLSLQAVIEARNLGLTFQTNDGPVHALKDVTLTINKGDFVSFIGPSGCGKTTFLRTIADLEQPTSGTLSVNGMTPSEARMARAYGYVFQAAGLYPWRTIGGNIRLPLEIMGFSKAEQKERTARVLELVELGGFEKKFPWQLSGGMQQRASIARALAFDADILLMDEPFGALDEIVRDRLNEELLSLWARTEKTIAFVTHSIPEAVYLSTRIVVMSPRPGRITDVIDSPLPRERPLGIRDSQAFIDIAHRVREGLRAGYDEASEP; from the coding sequence ATGAACGACCTCTCATTGCAGGCCGTGATCGAGGCCAGGAATCTTGGCCTCACCTTTCAAACCAACGATGGCCCGGTTCATGCCCTCAAGGATGTGACGCTGACCATCAACAAGGGCGACTTTGTCAGCTTTATTGGCCCTTCGGGCTGCGGCAAGACCACGTTCTTGCGCACCATTGCCGATCTGGAGCAGCCGACCTCGGGCACCCTGTCGGTCAACGGCATGACCCCCAGCGAGGCCCGCATGGCCCGCGCCTATGGCTATGTGTTTCAGGCGGCGGGGCTGTATCCGTGGCGCACGATCGGCGGAAATATCCGGCTGCCGCTTGAAATCATGGGGTTTTCCAAAGCCGAGCAAAAGGAGCGCACGGCACGGGTGCTTGAGCTGGTCGAACTCGGTGGGTTCGAAAAGAAATTCCCCTGGCAACTGTCGGGCGGCATGCAGCAGCGGGCCTCGATTGCGCGCGCGCTGGCGTTTGATGCCGATATCCTGCTGATGGACGAACCCTTTGGTGCCTTGGATGAAATCGTGCGCGACCGTTTGAATGAGGAACTCCTCAGCCTGTGGGCGCGCACCGAAAAAACCATTGCCTTTGTCACCCACTCGATCCCCGAGGCGGTGTATCTGAGCACCAGGATTGTCGTGATGAGCCCGCGCCCGGGGCGCATCACAGACGTTATCGACAGCCCACTGCCCAGGGAACGCCCGCTGGGAATCCGCGACAGCCAGGCCTTTATCGACATCGCCCACCGGGTGCGCGAAGGGCTGCGGGCCGGGTATGACGAGGCCAGTGAACCATGA
- a CDS encoding IS3 family transposase (programmed frameshift), with amino-acid sequence MEHAQKKKTSKPYSPEFRERAVRLAMEHRDDYQSEAAALTAIAGKLGCSPDSLRVWMRQVQRDGGERPGPTGVEIARIKELERENRELRQANEILRKASAYFCPGGARPPVSQIIDFIEESREAFGVEPICRALQFAPSTYYDRRAIARDPDRASARAKSDAALSLKIDAAWDANRKLYGARKVWHVLRRQGEYAARCTVERLMRRLGLRGVVRGKKVITTNPDASLPCPDDKVNRLFMADRPNKLWVSDFTYVPTWSGTVYVAFVIDVFARRIVGWRTSTSMKTQFVLDALDQAIWQRKTPDNKSLVHHSDRGSQYLSIKYTERLAEAEIDLSVGTVGDAYDNALAECVIGLFKTEVINQIGPWKSMREVEWETLKWVDWYNNRRLLGPIGYIPPAEAEEAFYANLNTLDMVA; translated from the exons ATGGAACATGCACAAAAGAAGAAGACTTCGAAGCCGTATTCACCCGAGTTCCGCGAACGCGCGGTGCGGCTGGCGATGGAACACCGCGATGATTATCAAAGCGAAGCTGCAGCGCTGACAGCGATCGCGGGCAAATTGGGCTGTTCGCCGGACAGTCTTCGCGTTTGGATGCGACAGGTCCAGCGCGATGGCGGCGAGCGGCCGGGACCTACCGGCGTCGAGATTGCGCGGATCAAAGAGCTTGAACGCGAGAACCGGGAATTGCGGCAGGCGAACGAGATCCTGCGCAAAGCTTCAGCGTATT TTTGCCCAGGCGGAGCTCGACCGCCCGTTTCGCAAATAATTGATTTCATTGAGGAAAGCCGAGAGGCATTCGGGGTCGAGCCGATCTGCAGGGCGCTGCAGTTTGCCCCATCCACCTATTATGACCGACGTGCCATTGCACGTGATCCTGACCGGGCTTCAGCCCGGGCCAAGTCTGATGCCGCCTTGAGCCTCAAGATCGATGCGGCCTGGGATGCGAACCGCAAACTCTATGGCGCGCGGAAAGTCTGGCATGTCTTGCGACGGCAGGGTGAATACGCTGCCAGATGCACGGTGGAGCGGCTGATGCGCCGTCTGGGCCTCAGGGGCGTGGTTCGCGGCAAAAAGGTCATCACAACCAACCCTGACGCATCGCTGCCATGCCCCGATGACAAGGTGAACCGTCTCTTCATGGCAGATCGGCCGAACAAGCTGTGGGTTTCAGACTTCACTTACGTGCCCACATGGTCGGGGACGGTCTATGTTGCCTTCGTGATTGATGTATTTGCCCGACGGATCGTGGGGTGGCGCACCTCAACTTCGATGAAGACGCAGTTCGTGCTCGATGCGCTGGATCAAGCAATCTGGCAAAGAAAGACTCCAGATAACAAGAGCTTGGTGCATCACTCGGATCGAGGATCCCAATATCTGTCGATCAAATACACCGAACGCCTAGCCGAGGCGGAGATCGATCTCTCTGTCGGGACAGTCGGTGACGCCTATGACAACGCACTGGCCGAGTGCGTCATCGGCCTCTTCAAAACGGAGGTAATCAACCAGATCGGGCCTTGGAAATCAATGCGCGAGGTTGAATGGGAAACCCTGAAATGGGTCGATTGGTATAACAACCGCCGCCTACTCGGCCCTATCGGATACATCCCGCCCGCAGAAGCAGAGGAGGCGTTCTATGCAAACCTGAACACACTCGATATGGTCGCCTAG
- a CDS encoding 3-keto-5-aminohexanoate cleavage protein: MPLSMNREVFITCAVTGSGGTQDRSPHVPRSPEQIASSAIEAAKAGAAVVHCHVRDPETGAPSRDPALYREVTERIRDSGTDVVLNLTAGMGGDLLFDGTEAMHQMAKTSDMAGAAERVAHVVECRPEICTLDCGTMNFAEADYVMVNTPGMLRDMAQRMTESGVQIEIEAFDTGHLWFAKQLVTEGIIKDPVLVQLCMGVPWGAPDDLNTFMAMVNNVPDTWHWSAFGLGRNQMAYVAAAVLAGGNVRVGLEDNLWLDKGVLATNAQLVERAVTIIETMGARVIGPDEVRKRLNLEKRAPLPR, from the coding sequence ATGCCCTTGTCGATGAATCGAGAGGTGTTCATCACCTGCGCCGTGACCGGTTCCGGCGGCACCCAAGACCGCAGCCCGCATGTTCCCCGCTCACCCGAACAGATTGCCAGCAGCGCCATAGAGGCCGCCAAAGCCGGTGCGGCGGTGGTCCATTGCCATGTGCGCGACCCGGAAACCGGCGCTCCGTCGCGCGATCCGGCGCTGTACCGCGAAGTGACCGAGCGGATTCGCGATTCGGGCACCGATGTGGTCCTGAACCTGACGGCGGGCATGGGCGGCGATCTGCTGTTCGACGGCACCGAGGCCATGCATCAGATGGCAAAAACCTCGGATATGGCGGGCGCGGCCGAACGTGTGGCGCATGTGGTCGAGTGCCGACCCGAGATTTGCACCTTGGATTGCGGCACGATGAATTTTGCCGAAGCCGATTATGTGATGGTCAACACGCCCGGCATGTTGCGCGATATGGCGCAGCGCATGACCGAGAGCGGCGTGCAGATCGAAATCGAGGCCTTTGACACCGGGCATCTGTGGTTCGCGAAACAACTGGTTACCGAGGGGATCATCAAGGATCCGGTTCTGGTGCAACTGTGCATGGGCGTGCCGTGGGGCGCACCGGACGATCTGAACACCTTCATGGCCATGGTGAACAACGTGCCTGACACCTGGCACTGGTCGGCATTCGGCCTGGGGCGCAACCAAATGGCCTATGTTGCGGCCGCAGTCCTGGCGGGCGGGAACGTGCGCGTCGGCCTGGAGGACAACCTGTGGCTGGACAAGGGCGTTCTGGCAACCAACGCGCAGTTGGTGGAACGGGCGGTGACCATCATCGAAACGATGGGCGCGCGGGTTATCGGCCCTGATGAGGTGCGAAAGCGGCTCAATCTTGAAAAGCGCGCGCCTCTGCCACGCTGA
- the hydA gene encoding dihydropyrimidinase, whose amino-acid sequence MSTIIKNGTIVTADLTYKADVRIENGVITEIGPDLKGGTELDATGCYVMPGGIDPHTHLEMPFMGTYSTDDFESGTRAALAGGTTMVVDFALPSPGQGLHDALQMWDNKSTRANCDYSFHMAVTWWGEQVFNEMELVVRDRGINTFKHFMAYKGALMVNDDEMYSSFKRLAELGATAMVHAENGDVVAELTAKLLAEGNTGPEAHAYSRPPQVEGEATNRAIMIADMAGVPLYVVHTSCEDSHEAIRRARMQGKRVWGEPLIQHLTLDESEYFNPDWDHAARRVMSPPFRNKKHQDSLWAGLQSGSLSVVATDHCAFTTAQKRTGLGDFSKIPNGTGGLEDRMPMLWTQGVATGRLTPNEFVAVTSTNIAKILNCYPKKGAVLVGADADLVVWDPEKEKTITASAQQSAIDYNVFEGHHVIGLPRFTLTRGQVAVHDGEIRTEEGHGRFVKREPNATVNKALSQWKELTAPRPVQRSGIPATGV is encoded by the coding sequence ATGAGCACGATCATCAAGAACGGCACGATTGTCACCGCAGACCTGACCTACAAGGCGGATGTGCGCATCGAGAATGGCGTGATCACCGAGATCGGGCCGGACCTGAAGGGGGGCACCGAACTCGATGCGACGGGCTGTTATGTGATGCCCGGCGGGATTGATCCGCACACGCATCTGGAAATGCCGTTCATGGGCACCTATTCGACCGATGATTTCGAGAGTGGCACGCGGGCGGCCCTGGCGGGCGGCACGACGATGGTGGTGGATTTCGCGCTGCCCAGCCCCGGGCAGGGTCTGCATGACGCCTTGCAGATGTGGGACAACAAATCGACCCGCGCCAATTGCGACTATTCGTTCCACATGGCGGTGACCTGGTGGGGCGAGCAGGTGTTCAACGAGATGGAATTGGTGGTGCGCGACCGGGGCATCAACACGTTCAAGCATTTCATGGCCTATAAAGGCGCGTTGATGGTCAACGACGACGAGATGTATTCCTCGTTCAAACGCCTCGCCGAACTGGGCGCGACGGCCATGGTCCATGCCGAGAACGGCGACGTGGTGGCGGAACTGACCGCCAAGCTGTTGGCCGAGGGAAACACCGGCCCCGAGGCCCACGCCTATTCTCGCCCGCCGCAGGTCGAGGGCGAGGCCACCAACCGCGCGATCATGATCGCCGATATGGCCGGCGTGCCGCTGTATGTGGTGCATACGTCTTGCGAGGACAGTCACGAGGCGATCCGCCGGGCGCGGATGCAGGGCAAGCGCGTCTGGGGCGAGCCGCTGATCCAGCACCTGACGTTGGACGAATCCGAGTATTTCAACCCGGATTGGGACCACGCCGCGCGCCGCGTCATGTCACCACCGTTCCGCAACAAAAAGCACCAGGACAGCCTGTGGGCGGGGCTGCAATCGGGGTCGCTCAGCGTGGTTGCGACGGATCACTGCGCCTTTACCACCGCGCAGAAACGCACCGGCTTGGGCGATTTCTCGAAGATCCCGAATGGCACCGGCGGGTTGGAGGATCGGATGCCGATGCTCTGGACGCAAGGCGTCGCCACCGGCCGCCTGACGCCGAATGAATTTGTCGCGGTGACCTCGACCAATATCGCCAAGATCCTGAACTGCTATCCAAAGAAAGGCGCGGTTCTGGTCGGCGCGGATGCGGATCTGGTGGTCTGGGATCCGGAAAAGGAAAAGACCATCACCGCCAGCGCGCAGCAATCCGCGATTGATTACAACGTGTTCGAGGGGCACCACGTCATAGGCCTGCCGCGCTTCACCCTGACCCGTGGGCAGGTCGCCGTGCATGACGGGGAAATCCGCACCGAGGAAGGCCACGGCAGGTTTGTGAAACGCGAGCCCAACGCCACCGTCAACAAGGCGCTGAGCCAGTGGAAGGAACTCACCGCGCCGCGCCCCGTGCAGCGCTCGGGCATTCCGGCGACGGGGGTGTAA